The following are from one region of the Geoalkalibacter subterraneus genome:
- a CDS encoding glycine betaine ABC transporter substrate-binding protein: MNRIATWLLIVFATVSVVASGAGQATACVGKTLVIGTTPSAQQQLLAEIVSLLISERTGTTVKIERFEGADETHQAQMRAEVDITIGYTGEGWVRVLQEAPAEDAQALFDQIKERYNKELNLIWLQPFGFEHPSSVSAEVADQVAPVVRKDTLKKFPALARLINKLGGVIDNENLSALDGQVQERAMRDVARDFLRDNRLI; encoded by the coding sequence ATGAACCGGATTGCAACCTGGCTTCTGATCGTTTTCGCAACCGTTTCCGTTGTGGCGTCCGGTGCCGGACAAGCCACCGCCTGCGTGGGAAAAACCCTTGTGATCGGAACCACGCCGAGTGCGCAGCAGCAGCTGCTGGCCGAGATTGTTTCCCTTCTGATTTCCGAGCGCACGGGGACGACCGTCAAGATCGAGCGTTTCGAGGGGGCCGACGAGACTCATCAGGCGCAGATGCGTGCCGAGGTCGACATCACCATCGGCTATACCGGAGAAGGCTGGGTGCGCGTGCTGCAGGAAGCCCCGGCGGAAGACGCTCAGGCTTTGTTCGACCAGATCAAGGAGCGCTACAACAAAGAGTTGAACCTGATCTGGCTGCAGCCCTTCGGTTTTGAACATCCGTCTTCAGTTTCGGCTGAGGTGGCCGATCAGGTCGCACCGGTGGTTCGCAAGGATACGCTGAAAAAGTTTCCTGCCCTGGCGCGTTTGATCAACAAGCTCGGCGGTGTGATCGACAACGAAAATCTAAGTGCCCTGGATGGGCAGGTCCAGGAACGTGCCATGCGGGATGTGGCGCGTGATTTTCTGCGCGACAACCGTCTGATCTGA
- a CDS encoding 4Fe-4S binding protein, producing the protein MRLSSLRIFVQVFCLLGFFVLFLLTEYRGQDSLQYPVSLLFRIDPLAALADALAPGAFSLGLLWPALVVVALTFILGRFFCGWICPLGTTLDGMGRLVGRGRGRNVKPSWRRLKYLLLIALTAAGLFGLQLFGLFDPLSIFLRTLTLSLYPAFDLMMNAVFDFFYQHDVPLISSLVNGSYDFFRQHVLAFHPPVFTLGLLTLAVFILLIALEKIERRFWCKNLCPLGALLGLCSRYALLQREPSSACAGCASCLQNCRSGVDNDGRRHPDECLVCLDCSGFCPQEKVRFHWGAPQPSAGVNLPRRDLMAAVATGVLVASVARAAPAQADRRSYLLRPPGALAEDEFLRRCIRCGECMKVCIGGALHPALLEAGAVGLWTPRLVPRIGYCEYNCTLCGQVCPTGALKLLPLEEKRKFVLGIAVFDQDRCLPFARREECLVCEEHCPTPQKAIVFEEEKVHTAEGVRTLKIPRVVAERCIGCGICETRCPVEGASAIRVTNEGETRRERDPWS; encoded by the coding sequence GTGCGCCTTTCATCTCTGCGGATTTTTGTCCAGGTCTTCTGCCTGCTCGGATTTTTCGTTCTCTTTCTGCTCACGGAGTATCGCGGGCAGGACTCTCTTCAATACCCCGTCAGCCTCCTTTTTCGCATCGATCCGCTGGCCGCACTGGCCGATGCCTTGGCACCGGGGGCGTTCAGCCTGGGGCTGCTGTGGCCGGCGCTGGTAGTTGTTGCGCTGACTTTCATTCTCGGACGCTTTTTCTGCGGCTGGATCTGCCCGCTGGGGACCACCCTCGATGGCATGGGGCGTCTGGTCGGGCGCGGACGCGGCAGAAATGTCAAGCCGTCCTGGCGCCGTCTGAAATATCTGCTTCTGATTGCGCTTACAGCCGCAGGCCTTTTCGGTCTTCAGTTGTTCGGACTGTTCGATCCCCTCAGCATCTTTTTGCGTACCCTGACCCTGAGTCTCTATCCCGCGTTCGATCTGATGATGAATGCGGTGTTCGATTTCTTCTACCAGCATGATGTGCCGCTGATTTCATCCCTGGTCAACGGCTCCTATGACTTTTTCCGCCAGCACGTTCTGGCTTTTCATCCGCCTGTTTTCACCCTGGGACTGTTGACCCTGGCGGTTTTTATCCTTCTGATCGCCCTGGAGAAGATCGAGCGACGCTTTTGGTGCAAAAATCTCTGCCCCCTGGGGGCGCTGCTGGGGCTTTGCTCCCGTTATGCGCTGTTGCAGCGAGAACCTTCCAGCGCTTGCGCCGGGTGCGCTTCCTGTCTGCAGAATTGCCGCAGCGGGGTGGATAACGACGGACGCCGCCATCCGGATGAGTGTCTGGTCTGCCTCGATTGCAGCGGATTCTGCCCGCAGGAAAAGGTCCGTTTCCACTGGGGGGCTCCTCAGCCTTCGGCCGGTGTCAACCTGCCGCGCCGCGACCTGATGGCGGCAGTCGCCACCGGTGTTCTGGTGGCATCGGTGGCGCGTGCTGCCCCTGCCCAGGCTGACCGCCGCTCTTATCTGCTGCGCCCTCCCGGGGCGCTGGCGGAAGATGAATTTCTGCGGCGCTGCATCCGTTGCGGAGAGTGCATGAAGGTCTGCATCGGCGGCGCGTTGCATCCGGCCCTGCTTGAAGCGGGGGCTGTCGGGTTATGGACGCCGCGCCTGGTCCCACGCATCGGGTATTGCGAATACAACTGCACCCTGTGCGGTCAGGTCTGTCCGACCGGTGCGTTGAAGTTGCTGCCGCTCGAGGAGAAAAGAAAATTCGTGCTGGGCATTGCCGTCTTCGACCAGGATCGCTGCCTGCCGTTCGCACGCCGAGAAGAATGCCTGGTGTGCGAAGAGCATTGCCCCACCCCCCAGAAGGCGATTGTTTTTGAAGAGGAAAAGGTGCATACCGCTGAAGGTGTGCGCACATTGAAAATTCCCCGGGTGGTCGCCGAGCGTT
- a CDS encoding right-handed parallel beta-helix repeat-containing protein, protein MALPQGFIRLHLLTALVMGVFHAQPAFSATEQRLEGAVHWSGEVVMESALRVPPTAELSLQPGTVVRIEKPDAAWKIEGRLRIQGTADNPVRFETVAGWQGITVEQGAPPAEIHHAHFSSAETALLLRGAEALVNQAVFRSCTLALKAVRESKLNVLENRFLNNGVGIDLELKSRAVIRDTVFSGHGDAALKAANHSVVHIESCRFSENRQGVLGMRKFPGVLRENRFVGNGQAVVCQRSGEGPALSGNHFEDNDEALVSTTFSRPQLSDNRFVHNRTAITGDQFAGGVFQYNLFEKNDSALRLTRRASPLVNYNIFRDNDVALFCDLGSYPLVRDNNFLGNPLAIKLGPLQSAAGALPQGAMVGGERAPERAPERQMAPQQNGPLAGQDYVDARDNWWGAATKALRSPESSEQPTIFFDRDDYAAVDYGEGMVGAGGPVDRVLYDPWRMAPVNDAGPRW, encoded by the coding sequence ATGGCGCTGCCCCAAGGATTCATCCGCCTTCATTTGCTGACAGCCCTGGTTATGGGGGTGTTCCATGCGCAACCTGCTTTTTCCGCGACCGAACAGCGGCTGGAAGGGGCGGTTCACTGGTCCGGCGAGGTTGTGATGGAAAGCGCTTTGCGGGTGCCGCCCACGGCGGAGTTGTCTCTCCAGCCGGGAACGGTGGTCCGCATCGAGAAGCCGGATGCGGCCTGGAAGATCGAAGGCAGGCTGCGTATACAGGGCACCGCGGACAACCCGGTACGTTTTGAAACGGTTGCCGGGTGGCAGGGGATTACGGTGGAACAGGGGGCGCCCCCTGCCGAAATCCACCATGCGCATTTTTCTTCTGCCGAAACCGCGCTCTTGCTTCGGGGAGCCGAGGCGCTGGTGAATCAGGCGGTGTTTCGAAGTTGTACCCTGGCGCTCAAGGCCGTGCGTGAGTCGAAATTAAATGTTCTCGAAAACCGTTTTTTGAACAACGGGGTGGGGATCGACCTTGAACTCAAGTCTCGGGCGGTTATTCGTGATACGGTCTTTTCGGGACACGGGGATGCGGCTCTGAAGGCCGCCAATCATAGTGTCGTCCACATTGAGAGTTGCCGGTTCAGTGAAAATAGACAGGGCGTGCTGGGGATGCGCAAGTTTCCGGGGGTACTCAGGGAAAATCGCTTTGTCGGCAATGGTCAGGCCGTTGTCTGCCAACGCAGCGGCGAGGGGCCGGCCCTGTCGGGCAATCATTTTGAAGACAATGATGAGGCCCTGGTCAGCACCACCTTTTCGCGGCCGCAGCTGTCCGACAACCGGTTTGTGCACAATCGCACCGCAATAACGGGCGACCAGTTTGCCGGTGGAGTTTTTCAATACAACCTGTTTGAAAAAAATGATTCTGCCCTGCGCCTGACGCGCCGCGCATCGCCCCTGGTGAATTACAATATCTTCCGTGACAACGATGTGGCGCTTTTCTGTGACCTTGGTTCCTATCCGCTGGTGCGTGACAATAACTTCCTGGGCAATCCGCTCGCCATCAAGCTCGGCCCCCTGCAGAGTGCCGCAGGAGCACTGCCGCAGGGGGCCATGGTTGGAGGTGAAAGAGCCCCTGAACGCGCCCCTGAGCGCCAAATGGCACCGCAGCAGAATGGGCCGCTGGCGGGCCAGGATTACGTTGACGCACGCGACAACTGGTGGGGGGCTGCCACGAAAGCGCTCCGCTCACCAGAGTCTTCGGAGCAGCCGACGATCTTTTTTGACCGCGACGACTATGCCGCAGTAGACTATGGCGAAGGCATGGTCGGTGCGGGTGGTCCCGTCGATCGTGTTCTGTACGATCCCTGGCGAATGGCGCCCGTAAACGATGCGGGGCCGCGCTGGTGA
- a CDS encoding DUF362 domain-containing protein: MTSIDRRAFIRNTLRCAFAGAAFGALPLLDISALASPVQGKVRLARRQSSDIEELVSQTLSALGGMESFVRPGETVVIKPNIGWDRTPETAANTHPLVVRALIEHCLEAGAKSVDLFDRSCNDPRRCYVSSGIEEMVRGLKSDRVRISHMDRRAYREIAIRSGVELQRWPFYQPALDADRYINVPVAKHHGLSTLTLGLKNTMGVIGGNRGVLHRSLPEALADINTVVHSDLTVIDATRILVANGPQGGRLEDVREARTLIASPDIVAADSEATRLFDLEPHDLPMITVAARRGLGVMDPARVEQV; this comes from the coding sequence ATGACTTCCATCGATCGCCGTGCCTTTATCCGCAATACGCTGCGCTGTGCCTTCGCCGGTGCGGCCTTCGGCGCTCTCCCCCTGCTTGACATCTCGGCGCTCGCCTCGCCTGTACAGGGGAAGGTGCGGTTGGCGCGTCGTCAATCCTCCGATATCGAGGAGCTTGTTTCGCAGACGCTTTCCGCCCTCGGCGGGATGGAGTCTTTTGTGCGGCCCGGCGAAACGGTGGTGATCAAGCCCAACATCGGCTGGGACCGGACGCCGGAGACCGCCGCCAATACTCATCCGCTGGTGGTCCGGGCATTGATCGAGCATTGCCTTGAGGCCGGCGCCAAATCGGTTGATCTGTTTGACCGCAGCTGCAACGACCCGCGTCGCTGTTATGTCAGCAGCGGCATCGAGGAGATGGTCAGGGGTTTGAAGTCGGACCGCGTGCGCATCTCTCACATGGATCGCCGCGCCTATCGCGAAATTGCCATCCGCTCCGGCGTGGAACTGCAGCGCTGGCCCTTTTATCAGCCTGCGCTGGATGCCGATCGCTATATCAATGTTCCCGTGGCGAAACACCATGGCCTCTCCACCCTCACTCTCGGATTGAAAAATACCATGGGCGTCATCGGCGGCAATCGCGGGGTGCTGCATCGCAGTCTGCCGGAAGCCCTTGCGGACATCAATACCGTGGTCCACTCGGACCTGACGGTCATCGATGCCACACGCATTCTGGTGGCCAACGGCCCGCAGGGGGGAAGGTTGGAGGATGTGCGGGAGGCCCGCACCCTGATCGCTTCCCCCGATATCGTTGCCGCCGACAGTGAGGCTACCCGCCTGTTCGACCTGGAGCCTCATGACCTGCCCATGATTACCGTGGCGGCACGGCGCGGACTCGGCGTGATGGACCCCGCCCGTGTCGAACAGGTCTGA